From Fusarium oxysporum f. sp. lycopersici 4287 chromosome 10, whole genome shotgun sequence:
AGGGGTTATTTACGCGATTCCACCGAGCGTGACTTGAGCACACATCTCGAAGCAGCTCTCAGGGGCGCCCTCATTGCAGACCGTTGGCCCAAGAGTGGAGTGGATGTGGTTGTCACCATTATTGAAGGAGATCAAGCCCGTCAAGTAGCTGTGGAACAGGGAAGCGAGGAATGGGACATGATGAACGTGCTTAGCGGCTGCATCACTGTTGCCGCCGCCGCTCTCGCGGATGCTGGTATTGACTGTGTCGATACTGTCTCTGGAGGTGTTGCGGCTTTGGTGCCTGGGGCGGACAATGATGAACCCATCATGGTGCTCGATCCAGTTCCTTCTGAACATTCACAAATTCTCGCAGCTTGCTGTGTGGCCTATCTCCCCTCCCGGGACGAAATCACAAATCTCTGGCTGAAGGGAAGTTTGCCGTCATCAGACGCCAGTCTGCATCGAGACCTCGTCGCCCGTGCCGTACATGCAAGCAAAGGAGCCAACCTTGCAGTAGCTACATCACTCAAAGAATCGGTCATCGTGGGTTGATTGGATAGTAGGTCAGCATATTACTCAACTTCATGGGTGTTTCCAGGCGTTCAATCAATCATACCATCACGGGCTATGTCGACTAAAAAGGCCAGCTTGTTGACTTCGTTGTGCTCGATTAAGGCAATACCACTGAATTCCTTCGCCTTATGCGGGCATGTCATGGGCTTTCTTTGGCCACTCTGGATAGTCCTGGCTCGAAATGGTCTCGTAGGACACAACTTTCGGACGAAGAGGACAATTGATCTTCTTTGAAGCATCATAAAACATCGTTGAGAATGAAGGCAAGGGAAAGGAGGTAGGCAAACTGTCGGGAAAGTTCAGACATCAAGAGTCAAGcatatttatcttataagaaGATACCCCTGAGGCTCCTGTCCTGCTGAATAACCTATGGACCTTTGCCTGATAGAAACGCTAGACCCAGCAGGATGTCAGCTCTTTCGGGGTAGTGTCAGACGGTGTTGAGAAAACTTATCCAGTGGACGTGAAAGGACGAGATAATGAGTAAGCCAGCTTTAATATCATGTCCTAGAATTGAGCGTAGTTACCCTAAGGTACACCATGCTTGAAACTCCTGAGAGCTACTAAGCCTAGTCTGGCGCCGAAATCGGGACCACTTCCCGTGGGTTGATGCAGGGGACCTGAGGTGGGTACATCACGTCCTTTTAACAACACTGTGCATGACTGTGCAAGCACTCCTACAGCTGTTTGGCTGCTACAGTGGGCCCCAGAGGACGCGCTAGTATCCGTGAGTCCAACTCAGTCTGGGCTTTGTCTTGACCTGGCAGGTACATCGATAGTCCATAGTTTCCGCATGTTACCACCTCCACCTCGATGTCAACACTGAGGTCGCTCAGTGCCTtgcctcatcatcgcttCCCCAGACCAACAAACCACGCTTCAAACAAGGACACTTCACAATGTCCTCGGCGAAACCCAGTGACTCGTTATCAAAATAACGCTCCTGCGACCGACACGTTTATTTCGCAGCTTTCATTTTCCTTAACTTGCCTTCCATTCTCTTCCGACAACTTCGTGCCCGATAGTTCTCCTTAGGCCATGGCCGACGAGTTCGTCCCCTCTGCGCCATCACCCCTCACCAGCTTCACAACCAACACAGGGTTTGGTGCTGCCAATGCATCTGGTCCGTGGTACAATCCTGCTGTCTGGACTGTCAATGTGACACGCTATGCGCCCATACTAGAGGACCTTGTCTGGGCCGGACCGCGATTCGTTAAGAAACTTGGATCTTACATTTCTGTGCCCGAACATCTCGAGACGACGACCGACAATTCGAATTACATACCAGCAGTAGTCGGCGCGAATACCATACTTGCTGAGGCCGACCCGACTATTCAGAACATAATGGAGCCTTTGTTAGGTGCAGGGGGGTCTGAGACAGCGACCACTGCTCCCATAGGACGGGTACCCGTCGACAGTGTCCGTAGCTTAGGCAGTGTCTTTGGATATGCCACCAGCAAGTGGGCTTTGTGTTGCATAGCTATGGCAGTCATACTTAACCGGACACACATATTCGCTGCCACTCGACGACGCCTACGCTTGCGATGGCCGACAAGACTCTTATTACGATTCGTTCCTATCGTCCTATTGGTAATACAGGCGCGCCAGTTACTTCAATCTATTCAATGCCAGACCTCATCCGACTTTTCCGAGCTACGATGGGGTAACGCAAGCAAAAGCTCGGACTTGATGTTCTCACACCGAAACGCCTTTCTCAACTCTCTGAGTTCAATTTTactcttctcagcctccGATGAACACTCCTGCATTGCCGTTCGGATGATACCGTCAGATGAATCTGGCTCTGCTCGTAATCTGACCGGCTCTTTGTCCCTGTTGTGGCCTTTGTTCGGAACATTTTGTCTTAGCCAGTTCCTTGAGACCGTTTCCTGTGCCGTGCAGGGGCGTCCTGTCGCACCGGAGACAGGTATGACACTATTTGAACAGTCTCTTGCGTTTGCAGAGGCCGATGCTGCCATCAGTAACCAGCTTGGTTGGAACCTCTTCACTAAAACAACCTCTGCTGATGCCCCAGCCTCAGGGCTTGGAAATGCTATAGCTCTGACTAGGTCAATGGTTATGAGAAGGGTCAACACCTCGCCCGAAGTTCTCCTCGTTGCCTTGCTATCTTCGATGACGCATATTACGAGCCATGTGCTCGGTATCTTCAATCTGCAAGCTAAGTACCGACTAATCAGCACGGGATTCTGGGGTCTCTGCTTTATGGCTAGCATTGTATGGGCAGCCATCTCCTTTGACCTCGACAATCCATCCTCTCAGAGTCTACTCAGATTTCCAACTGTTTGCATCATAGGGTTTGTGCCACATGTCCTTGTTCTACTAGGTATCGCTATATGCCTGTTCATATACGGACTGGCTTTGCTCCTCTCAGCATTCTCTCCCCCTTCGACATTAGACATGGCTTCAATGACCATTCGTCAGCGTCTCATCCATGCCCATGAAAACATGCAGGCGAACGTATCGCTCTCTTCCATTCGCATCACTCGAGAAATGGATTTCTACACGGCTCTACTGCGAACTGGGTTCGGCGCTATCACTATGGCTAGTGAAGCCGTCTACCTAAATGAGGACAGGGGCATCAGTCTAAAACGACGCACCTGGCTGGAAGAGCAGCGGTTTAAGGAGGCCGAGGAGTTGCAAAGAAAACTAATTGGCGGTGGCGGCGGCCTGCCCGACTCGCGATATGATCAGATCGGCGCAATCGGCCTGATTCCCGTGAAAGGGGGCCCATCAATTGCATCCAATGGGTACGCCCGCGAACGTGCTGCTCAGAAGATACCGAAAGGACGCAGTGAGCGCAACCTTCATGCGGGCATTGGGGCGTCTGAAAGGAGTTCTCGTTGGCTTATGGCACTGGAGTTTCTACTCAGTATCAACAAACTTATTGCAAGAATTAGCGCCAAGTCCTTGTTATGGTGTCTTGCGACTCTACGGATCCGATATCAGCCGGCATGGCTCCTTTGGCTTGCTCAGCACCCAAAAAGCATGGACAGCCAGAGCAAAAGCTCTAGTCGTAAACAGCCACGACCAAGAGGACCATCTTCATATAATGATGGACGCATTCCGAAAGAGGAGACGGCAGACATCGAGGCCGAGTTCAGGCGTGTGGGCATTGACCAAGACGAGGAGAGCCTAGATAGGGATCTATACAAATATTGGGTGAAAAACGGCTGGTGGGGATCTGCAGATTCCAGCGGCGACTTTGAACCTCACTCAGATGACGACTTTGACACTACAAGCGTCGTCTCTATGTCGACCGCCGGTGATGGAGTGGATGATTACCAAGCATGGGAGTCAGAAGACGAGAATGACGACGGCCAACGAACACCTACTCAACGATCCCCTCAAATCAGTCGTGAGAGCACGCCTTTCCATGACACCCCTATGCAAATATCCGATCTAGCACGCCTTCTGCATCCCACAAGCCCTGAAGAGCGCGAGGAGGCCATGACCTTGTCTGCCCACCTCCAAAGTGATGGCATCATGACACGCGCCAAATACCGGCGAATGGAGCAATTGCAACGCACTCGAGTCTTGGCCTCCCCGGGATCTGGCCTACTACAGCCCAAAGCCAACATCATGCAACCGGGGCGCAGCACCAAATTAGATCCTGACGAAGAGGAGCATCTTTTGGAACAACTTTTACTATCACGGCGGCAAGCGTTTGCATCTGCGGCATGCTCCGAGACATCATGGGAAAACGGGGGATCAGGTTTTGGAAGCGATGGTCCGCAATGCGTGGTGTGTCAAAGCTCACCCAGGACCATTATTGTCTGGCCCTGTCGATGCCTAAGTCTATGCGACGACTGCCGTGTCTCTCTTGCTATGAACAACTTTGACAAATGCGTCTGTTGCCGCCGGGAGGTTATTAGCTTCAGCCGCGTTTTCGTCCCCTGAGCTCCTGCAAACCCACGATTAAGGGAATCGGTAATGGTTTGTTTGCTGTAATTAAGCACCTGTAGCCTTTGTTCCACTCATTTGCGTTGTTTCATTTTCGGGAGCTGATGGGCATGAATTCACAATGGTCAAGCTTTCACCTGTGACTCAAATCATCTTGTCAGGATATGTTCGGCATAGCATCTATTATATTCAGCTTTTTACATTGCAGCCCATTCGATACTAAAGGTTTTCATCTCTTGGTCATCCCGTGATCCATTCGCTAGTGGCTGTTGTGCCCCTATCAAATACGCCTTCTTCACAGCTGTGGCGAGACGGCCTCCTGCTACGATATCCAAGACGGGAATATCTTCTTCCCATTCATACTGGTTTGCCATGAAATGGGCATGAAACCTCAAGGGATCGCCTGGGTAAACACTATACTTGGCACCAAAGCGAAGACCGGGAGTCGTGTAGTGACCAGAAGTAAGTAGAAAGCCACACAAAGGGCCTTGCGTAGGGTTAGTGGCCTGGTATGTCCGTTCAGCTTCTGAAGAAATCAGCGACCCACTGGATGTTGGGGTGACGCCCAGGGATTTAAGGGCAGATTCCTGCTGATGTACGGCGGGCTTAGTTTCACTAGTGATGGTGTCGTCGTCTGCATTGCTAGGAGGCACACGGCGGGATTTCCCACGCTTCAATGCTCCTTCAGCAACCCTCTTGGCATTCTTTTCAGCAATAACCTGTTGTGCTGTCTGCTTTCTTGTCCTAAGCGAGTCGAGGTATAACTTCCTCGCCTCGGCGTTGTGATTCTGGAGAACATGGTGGTGGGCAGCTACGTCGTCTACAAGATAAGCCACATTCTTATGCAATAACGCTTCAGCCTCCTCCGGCCGGAGTTCAATTGGAAGACCGAGAAAGATATTCTGAGTCGGTTGCTGAGGCGCCGTTCCGGCTAGAGTACCGTTGATATTCTCATTCCGACGCAAGAACGCAGCTGCTTCAGAATCGAAGATGAGATATCGCCCAGCGATCTTGGATATCCGAACAGGGGCTGGGCCTAGAGAAGCCATGGTATCTATTGAAGCATTGTGAGTTAGCGGGCGCTTCGTTGGAGTATAGCGAGCATAAACAAGTGTGAAAAGGACAACATCATAAGTCGTCTTCGTAATTTTATTGTGTCGTCACAGAAAATCAGGGGATTGACAGATTAATAAGTGTATAATCATTGTGTCCGAGTCGCGTGGATAAAGTGcgacaaaaaaaaaaaaaaaaaaaaaaaagattcTGACATACCTTTTGAgatggttgatgttgatcagaagaaagaagagaagagaagttTAGAGCTTGGAGCTGCTTTTAGGTGATAAAATTTTTAGGCGAGTGGGGTCGGGAGtaaagataagataagagtCCTGAGCTTGAGACTCAAAGGCAGGATCACAAAACCAGGTCAATCATTGAATTGTCCTCTCTTCAAAAATCCAAGGTCTCCTTCTTGTGATCGTTGGGTTTGGAAACCTTACTTggctcttcctcgtctccaATCGGTGGTAGACTAAAGGGTGTAATTACCAACCCACTGGAACTGCTCAGCTTGAAAGATAAGTTTTCCCTGTTCCAGGTACCTTCCAGACCACCTCCCTTTTCGTGGAACACGGGTAAGCTATGAGCACGTAGTAGTCCTTGGCCCTTGTCTTCGTTGCCGGGCTCCCGCACAACTGgagcttggtgttgcagAGGAATCAACTCGAGAACTCCATCGGATAGTAACTCCATCCACCGCGTTAGTCCCGTAGAGCGAGGGAACAAAGTAACTGGAATAGTCACAAATGCCGTGACCTGGGTTGAGTACTGTCGAAGGAGTGCTCTCAAAGCATGGAGGAACTTGAGGACCTCTTTGGGTTGACTGGCAGCAGAATTATACAGTGTAGGCGAGAGGAGGCTGGGTACCACGATTCGATGAACTGTAGAAGGTGGCGAGTTCTTGATTTTGGAGGTCACATCGGCAATGAACTTGTGGAAAGGCGTGTTTGTTGGAGATGCCATGGGACCTTCCACTGGGGTTGTGTGAAGCTGACCCTTGATGGCACTGTTTTCAAGACGTTTGGTCAGGTCGAAGCCATGACAAAACGTGCTCGGTGTCTGTCCGGGAGTTGTTGGTGCTTGGGCATCTACAATAAGTCGCAGGTCAACATTACGTCCTTGGAGGGAGCGCAAAGAGCATACCTCTGACTGGAACATTGCGCTGTCCGAGTGTCTCGTAGCGCCAAGcaatcttcatcttttcATCTGATAATGAGGTTGGCTTGCTGCTCTTCTTAGAGCCATCAGGACTGCCAAGACCAGGAAgctctcttctccaagcatCGCCAAATCCCAAGAGGTGAACTTGATGTCCTTGGGCAAGTCCTTCGGCGGCATAGTATCGTAAAAGTACTCCTCCAAAGTCCGTAGTTCCTGTCTCTTCAACGAGCAAGGAAGTGCCCATTGGCATTCCAGCATGACCTGACAAGAGCTGATCTAAAGACTGCGTGCCTGTGGAGGTTGTCAAACGTCCATCTAATGGAGATGGTCTTGTTCCGGGTGCAAGAGACTTCTCTTGTCGAATGATGGGAGATGAAGACCCGGCAGCTCCAATGACGACATTACGCTTGCGAAAAGacattgtctttgtctttcgTGTGCGAGTTTCTGAGTGATACTTTTTTTTCCCTCCTCTTTTCAATAAATGGAAAATGCTCTAAGAAGTTAaaggtaggtacctaggcTGTGATAGAGAGGGTGATATCGTATTGTGTGTGCCCCACCTACAGTCTGAGGTACCTAAGTATCCACCAACTTTTTCCGAGCCGCATCCAAAcattttctcttcttgataCAAACCAACGACAACGCGAAGATCGTAACGATACAAAGCACTCGCTCTTCCTCCCGCAAGATATCCTAACCGTtcttccgtcttcttctcgactgCCCAACATGGCGAGCGGCGACGCTACTCTCTTCGAAGAATCGTTCACCGTGACTGAGTATGATCAGTCCAAGTACGACCGTGTCGCCCGCATTTCGTGCACTTCAAGCGACTCTCAGACTGTTATGACTCTAGATATCAACATCGAGCTCTTTCCCTGTGCTGTTTCCGACACTCTGCACGTAGTTCTGTCTACTACTCTCTCTCTGGACGGAAGCAAGGAGGACGAGAAGGGCTGGCGAGACGTTGGCAAGGGTGGTGATGCGCCAGCGACAGCTGCCGACCTTTATGACTACGTGTGCCATGGAAAGATCTACAAGTTCGAGGAGACATTCGATGGAAATACCATGTGCGTCTCTTACATGAAGCCCCCTTGTCGTCACCGAGTCTGGAACACACAAGTTTGCTGACTGAATCTAACCTACAGCAATGCCTACTGCTCTTTCGGCGGTCTTCTTATGTCGCTTCAAGGCCCTATCAAGAAACTGACTCCCCTCCGTGTCGACAACGTCTATCTACTCGTCAAGAAATAATCAGAAGCGCCTAAACTTGTCCATTCATCTAGACTATAGCTCTTCGCCACCACTATGGGCTTTTGTGTTACCACTAGCTCTAGGCCACATTAATGATACCCATGCGAAAACCGCCGTGTTGCCCCCAATGATTCTCAAAGTCGAAGACTCTGTCTCGTCTCTGTGAGCCTGGTCTATCAAAATCACAATGAGCGCCAATTACTTTGATGCGGACCTGGGAAAGGAATGTCGCGGCGCACTCTCCGCTTGATCTGCTCAATCTCGGGCTCGTTTCTGTCAGTGAGAATTCCATGACGAATGAAAAAGTCGAGGGTGACGAGGGCACAATTGGACTTGAATCGACCCTCGGCGAGATCCGCCTTGACTTGATTAACGTCGCAGAGGTCAAATTTCTCCGCCTCGCCATCTTTGGGTTGAGGGATCACATCGTTGGGAAGCTCGAGATCGTATAACCATTGGCACTCAGGATAAATAAAGCCGCCTTCGCCGACCTGTCCCTCGTCCGTGATGTAGATGTATGTGACGTTGCCGACGAACTTGGCACTCTTGCGAACAATATCATCAGGAAGACTggcttcctcatcagcctcgCGAATGACGCATTCGAAGGGGTCCTCTCCTGTCATTAAACCACCTGCCACGGTATTGTCGAGCATGCCGGGAAAGGTTGCCTTGTTCCGAGCACGCGTAGGGACCCAGAGGCGAATGCCATGAGGTGCAGTCTCGTCCTTGACATACGCAATCATGTGAACGCCGTAACGCACCGTACCAAGCAAGCCTATCGCAGCTCGTTCCATGCTGAACAATAGCTCGCCACTACGTCCGTATACAGGCCAGAGTTCGTCACGCCAGCGACGGAGAAGAGGGAATGTCCCATTCTTCCGCCAATAGTCAGCCAGGGTCGCCGCGCGACGAGTACGTTGTTCCTCCGTAGGTTCCTGAAAGAGCACTATAgttttcttctcatcgtcgCATTCCATTTTTCCCCTGACCTCTTCAGGGACCTCATGTAGCTCTCTGGCCACACGGTCTAGGATGTACCCAATAGGGTATGTGCCTTGGCTATCTCTCCATACCAGAGTATAGAGCCCGGCATTCATCTTGGTGAAAGCGTCGGGATCAGTCTCGGCATACGGGAACCTTAAGAGATGAGTTACACTTGCATTAGAATGGCAGAGATTTTGGATCATACATGTCGACTTCGTCGATGAGATCGATGCTTGTTTTGGCCATTTTGATGCAGGGAAAGATGCTTGAGTTGTTGTGCTGGTGGGGTTTTCTTGGTTCGTAACTGATCTGTTATCGTATATACTCAAATAGATAGATGATGAAGTCAATGTTGAGTAACTACCGACTGTTTGGCAGTGGAACGTTGATGCAGTTGCGGGCTTTTCCCAACGTTGGTTTATATGCGAGATCGGCAGAGCAAGCACCTGCCCTTGAAATGTATGCTCTTCGGGAGTGATTATGATGTGGAGTTCCGGCTGTTGTCTGTCCGGGCTTCTCGGTGAAGCTACATCAGGAAGTAGGTTGCTGTGCTTTTACCGGATCAGCGACGAGATACTTGTGTCATGTTGGCAGCCCCACGCTGCTCGGTGAGACCAAGTACGTTCTCCATGCACTCCAGAACCCTTGACTCTAGATACACTTCCAAGTGCTCCAGAAGGTTGAGGGATACATTCCCCTATATTTTCAGTCTTGTATACTATATCCGAATTCTCAATGTTTCTGTCACACTATATTGAAACATCAAGGGTCGACTTGGCATGCAATGTCGTGTCCCCTACCCTAAAGACCCCTGTGGGGAACCTAAGGGGTTTGGCTACCATATGAGGTCACTGCTGATCAGATTGCTACCAGAATTCCACTTGTTTCTAGATTACCCTCGAAACACCCACCAATCGTTTCACACTAGACTACCAGCGAAACAACGACAAAGAATAGCCTGGACCCTTATTAAACAAAGGACTCACCACAGCCTTCCCCTCCCATCCCTGGTTAGAATCAAATATTTCTTTATCATATGATCTTACGATTGAATATATCTTACTCATCTCGATTTTAGTATCATCATGTCAAGCCCACTCTTTGGCATCGTCCCTGCGGGCCAACCACTCATCACAGAACCTTCTTCAACCCCCTCTCCAACCTCACTACTCTACGCTCTCCCCACCACAAAACACTTCTCACATATTGTTGTCTTTATGCTACCAGGCATAAGTCTTCCACCGAACACTGCCGCAGCAATCTACCTAGCAACAGCCGCCGATgtcgcagcagcagctcagTCAGGCGGCACACCCAACTTCCGCTTTCTTGGAGGTATAGGCCCTGGAAAGGAGAGCGCGATGTTCAAGGTCAGCGGTGGAGGAGAGGCCAGCGATTTAGTAATTGGTGTATCAGTGGAGTCAGAAGAGTCTGTTGGCCAGCGCTTGCAAGAGCTCGCTGCCACTAAGTCTGGCAACTCATCAGGCGGCCAGCCCAGTACGGCTATACTCGCACAACGCATCATCCAAAACGCATTCAACTTTCTATCAAGCTTTAGCGGTACAGCAGGAcctggtggtgttgaggttgtGCCGCTCAAAGCCTTTGAAAACTGGTGGCGCAAGTTTGAATCAAGAGTTCGGGCAGATCCTAGTTTCCTGGAGAAGCAGTCAGATTAGTGTTGGCTTATGCGTATCTGGAAATGCCTGATCAAAGCTTCAAGGTGTATAACATTCGGGCAGGGAATATCTTCAACGGCGAAAAGGCGAGTCTGGCATGGCATCAGGGTGGGGATTATAGTAAAATAGCAACAGACAAAAGCACCTGCTTTGAGCGACTGACAAAATCGATTAATTGAATACCAATTCACACAACTGAGCGGACGCCCCTACCGAGAAACATCGTTGTGAAACACTCCCAGAAGCTCCAAACAAATAATGTAGTGTGATATCCAAGAGAGACTCCAATTTCGTCGCCAAACTCAACCAACAGATCAACAACTGCCACGACTCTGTTTTATGGTATATGCGTTCTTTTGAACGCCATGTCTTTAATGCTCCTCCAGTTCCCACAAACTCCCCGACGCCGTGATGTTGACCCCCAAAAAATACcagatatatataaatttcGCATTAATACGTCCCCATGAATCAAATTGAAGCGCTCAATCTTCCCGTACAGGCGACATGAATGGACTCTTCGCACGAGTTGGGCTGCCGTTGCGGCTTTTTCGGCCAGCACTCAATAGTGAGGGCGATAGCCGTTCTCGACTTTCAGTCCGCACTACAAGCCCGGCACGATCCATTGCTGACGGAGGGCGAGTGAGTTCGTCCGCGCGGCCTGCAGAGATACTAGGTGTTGCTAGACCCGATGTTCGTCCCTTTCGCGAGCCATTACTACTGCTGTCCGAATGATCGTGTTCATCCGAATCAACATCGCCCAACTCAAAATCAGAGAAGTCACCCTCCTCCAATACTCTCTCATAAGATGGCCCCGAGTTTCGTCCGAAGAGCTTGTGGACAAGAGAGGAGCCGCGGCCTGGTTTCCCTGATCGCTTTCGCCGGCTAACCATGCTGAATATCTTTCTTCTTCGCTCAGGCTTGCGGAGCAAATAGGCGGCCAACAGAATTATCAGAACAAATGCGACGAGTCC
This genomic window contains:
- a CDS encoding DNA-directed RNA polymerase I, II, and III subunit RPABC3, giving the protein MASGDATLFEESFTVTEYDQSKYDRVARISCTSSDSQTVMTLDINIELFPCAVSDTLHVVLSTTLSLDGSKEDEKGWRDVGKGGDAPATAADLYDYVCHGKIYKFEETFDGNTINAYCSFGGLLMSLQGPIKKLTPLRVDNVYLLVKK
- a CDS encoding elongator complex protein 4 — translated: MSFRKRNVVIGAAGSSSPIIRQEKSLAPGTRPSPLDGRLTTSTGTQSLDQLLSGHAGMPMGTSLLVEETGTTDFGGVLLRYYAAEGLAQGHQVHLLGFGDAWRRELPGLGSPDGSKKSSKPTSLSDEKMKIAWRYETLGQRNVPVRDAQAPTTPGQTPSTFCHGFDLTKRLENSAIKGQLHTTPVEGPMASPTNTPFHKFIADVTSKIKNSPPSTVHRIVVPSLLSPTLYNSAASQPKEVLKFLHALRALLRQYSTQVTAFVTIPVTLFPRSTGLTRWMELLSDGVLELIPLQHQAPVVREPGNEDKGQGLLRAHSLPVFHEKGGGLEGTWNRENLSFKLSSSSGLVITPFSLPPIGDEEEPSKVSKPNDHKKETLDF